From one Gossypium hirsutum isolate 1008001.06 chromosome D08, Gossypium_hirsutum_v2.1, whole genome shotgun sequence genomic stretch:
- the LOC107913893 gene encoding G-type lectin S-receptor-like serine/threonine-protein kinase RLK1, whose product MASVFHPFFSAYILLLLPLVAAQSSASDIRPSTFIEATDDANPWLSPSNHFALGFHQLENKDQFLLAIWYYKIPNRTIVWYANGDKPAPRRSKVELTADRGLVLTDPKGLLIWRSDFATGEVAFATMNDTGNFVVYSDSESLWESFNNPTNTLLPTQVIDRGGLLSSRHKENNFSKGRFQFRLLPDGNAVLNSINLESNFAYVAYYISGTYDQQNSSNSGFQVRLDQDGSFYVLRGNNQTHSLSLGDEAPSADYYYRATLNFDGVLTLSSYPKNSTGSSRNWSVVKTIPDNICTTNFAELGSGTCGFNSICTLKPDKRPECKCPPGYSLSDANEEYGNCQADFMQGCEADAQNSSQDLYKLVELQNTDWPTSDYERINPCSVNDCKAYCLQDCLCIVAVYNENGCWKKSLPLPYGRQDTQVTSISFLKVTKDEIAHKTPPTMPDKKGNQNSLIILISVLLGSSVFVNFLLVGILCMGSFFLYQKKISRNQRNKTIIQSSLRYFNYEEMEEATNGFKEELGRGSFGIVYKGVIDADSQYQTKVAVKKLDRVVQDTDKEFRTEVSVIAQTHHRNLVKLLGYCDESQHRMLVYEYLSNGTLASFLFGDIKPSWNQRTQIAVGIARGLYYLHEECSPQIIHCDIKPQNILLDDYYEARISDFGLSKLLGTDQSFTNTNIRGTKGYVAPEWFKTVPVSVKVDVYSFGVLLLEIICCRRNVAMDVGEVERAILTDWAWDSFLEGAVDALVDTDAEALSDKMKLERFVMVALWCIQEDISLRPTMKKVLLMLEGIIQVPAPLFTSPLTSYSCQI is encoded by the coding sequence ATGGCTTCAGTTTTTCATCCCTTTTTTTCCGCTTACATATTGCTGCTCCTACCTCTTGTTGCTGCTCAAAGTAGTGCTAGTGACATCCGCCCTAGCACCTTCATCGAAGCGACTGATGATGCAAACCCATGGCTTTCTCCTTCCAATCATTTCGCCTTGGGATTTCACCAACTTGAAAATAAAGATCAATTCCTACTTGCTATATGGTATTATAAAATACCAAACCGTACCATTGTTTGGTATGCAAATGGAGATAAACCTGCTCCGAGAAGATCCAAGGTGGAGTTAACTGCTGATCGAGGACTAGTTCTCACCGATCCTAAGGGTCTACTGATATGGAGATCTGATTTTGCCACCGGTGAAGTTGCGTTTGCTACAATGAATGATACAGGCAATTTTGTAGTTTATAGTGATTCTGAATCACTGTGGGAGAGCTTCAACAACCCTACTAATACACTGTTACCCACTCAGGTAATCGACAGGGGTGGTTTGCTTTCGTCTCGGCATAAAGAGAACAACTTCTCAAAGGGTAGATTCCAGTTTCGTTTACTTCCAGATGGAAATGCTGTGCTCAATTCCATAAATTTGGAGTCCAACTTTGCTTACGTTGCATACTACATTAGCGGCACTTATGATCAACAAAATTCATCCAATTCTGGTTTTCAAGTGAGGCTTGATCAAGATGGATCCTTTTACGTACTGAGAGGAAACAATCAGACACATTCACTTAGCTTAGGAGATGAAGCTCCTTCTGCAGATTACTATTACAGAGCGACTCTAAATTTTGATGGCGTTTTGACCCTGTCTAGTTATCCCAAGAACTCCACGGGCAGCAGTCGAAACTGGAGTGTGGTTAAGACCATTCCAGATAATATTTGCACAACTAATTTTGCGGAATTGGGTAGTGGAACTTGTGGCTTCAATAGTATCTGCACACTTAAACCCGACAAAAGGCCAGAATGTAAATGCCCACCAGGTTATTCTTTATCCGATGCAAATGAAGAGTACGGCAACTGCCAAGCAGATTTCATGCAGGGTTGTGAAGCAGATGCACAAAATTCCTCACAAGATTTATACAAATTAGTGGAACTGCAAAATACAGATTGGCCGACTTCCGATTATGAGCGGATTAATCCTTGCAGTGTAAATGACTGTAAAGCTTACTGTTTGCAGGATTGTCTGTGTATTGTGGCTGTGTACAATGAGAATGGCTGTTGGAAGAAGTCACTGCCACTTCCATATGGGAGACAGGATACGCAAGTGACTTCCATCTCCTTTCTCAAAGTAACAAAAGATGAAATTGCCCATAAAACCCCTCCGACGATGCCAGACAAAAAGGGGAACCAGAATTCGCTGATAATTCTGATTTCAGTGCTCTTAGGTAGCTCTGTGTTTGTCAACTTCCTACTTGTTGGGATATTATGTATGGGATCATTTTTCTTGTACCAAAAAAAGATTTCAAGAAATCAGAGAAACAAAACTATCATACAAAGCAGCTTAAGGTATTTTAATTATGAGGAGATGGAAGAAGCTACAAATGGATTCAAGGAGGAGCTGGGAAGGGGATCATTCGGCATCGTTTATAAAGGGGTAATAGACGCAGATTCTCAATATCAGACTAAAGTTGCAGTTAAGAAGTTAGACAGGGTAGTTCAAGACACAGACAAGGAATTCAGAACTGAAGTGAGTGTGATTGCTCAAACACACCATAGGAATCTTGTCAAGTTGCTGGGATATTGTGATGAGAGTCAACATCGAATGCTGGTATACGAGTACTTAAGCAATGGGACCCTAGCAAGCTTTCTCTTTGGGGATATAAAACCAAGCTGGAACCAAAGGACACAAATTGCTGTGGGAATTGCTAGAGGACTGTATTACTTGCACGAGGAGTGTAGCCCCCAAATAATCCATTGTGATATAAAGCCTCAAAACATACTTCTTGATGATTACTATGAAGCTCGGATCTCTGACTTTGGGCTGTCAAAGCTTTTAGGCACCGATCAATCCTTTACTAATACTAATATTAGGGGCACAAAAGGGTATGTAGCACCTGAATGGTTCAAGACCGTGCCCGTAAGTGTGAAGGTTGATGTGTATAGCTTTGGTGTCTTGCTGCTAGAAATCATTTGTTGTAGAAGAAATGTAGCGATGGATGTTGGTGAAGTAGAGAGAGCAATTTTGACAGATTGGGCTTGGGACAGCTTTTTGGAAGGCGCTGTCGATGCCCTTGTCGACACTGATGCAGAGGCCTTAAGTGACAAGATGAAGCTGGAGAGGTTTGTAATGGTGGCTCTTTGGTGCATTCAAGAAGACATCTCTCTCAGACCCACCATGAAGAAAGTTTTGCTGATGCTTGAGGGAATAATTCAGGTGCCTGCTCCTCTATTTACATCTCCATTAACTAGTTACAGTTGTCAAATTTGA
- the LOC107907863 gene encoding uncharacterized protein, translated as MDGPSIPLKQQGEILVPKSKKKWNEEDRRSIQLNAKAMHTFFCALGLNEYSRVSLCSNAKEIWDKLEVTHEGTIQVKKSKVGILTLNYEMFKKKLKKGIKTMFFRFTIIINELKSYGNTYPDEEIVWKMLRSLSMSWESKVSARNEAKI; from the coding sequence ATGGATGGTCCATCCATACCACTCAAGCAACAAGGAGAGATCTTAGTTCCTAAAAGCAAGAAGAAATGGAATGAAGAAGATAGGAGAAGCATACAACTTAATGCCAAAGCTATGCATACTTTCTTTTGTGCCCTTGGTCTGAATGAGTATAGTAGAGTATCTTTATGTTCTAATGCTAAGGAAATTTGGGACAAATTGGAGGTCACTCATGAAGGTACAATCCAAGTCAAGAAATCAAAGGTGGGAATTCTTACGCTCAATTATGAGATGTTCAAGAAGAAGCTCAAGAAAGGCATCAAAACTATGTTTTTTAGATTCACTATCATCATCAATGAGCTCAAATCCTATGGGAATACCTATCCCGACGAAGAAATAGTGTGGAAAATGCTTAGAAGCTTATCGATGTCTTGGGAATCCAAAGTTTCAGCCAGAAATGAAGCAAAAATTTAA